The stretch of DNA TCCTCATCCTGTGCCGGTGCGGTGATATCCTCGCCGAGCTCTTCGGCGCGAAGCGCCCGGTCGACCAGCGACATCGCCATCGCCTTGCGCTCGCTCTGGCCGAAGACCAGGCCGTAGCCGCGGGTGAATTGCGGCGGCGCCTTGGCCGAACCCTTGAACTGGTTGACCATCTGGCATTCGGTGATCTGGATCGTGCCGAGCGAGACGGCGAAACCGAGTTCCGGCACGTCGAATTCCACCTCGACGTCGCCGATGCGGATTTCACCGGTGAAGGGGTGGTTGCGGCCGTAGCCGCGCTGGGTGGAATAACCGAGCGCCAGCAGGAAGCCCTCGTCGCCGCGGGCAAGCGCCTGCAGGCGCAGATCGCGGGTCATCGGGAATTCCATCGGCTCGCGGGTCAAGTCGCCGATCTCGTGGTCTTCCGGCATGTCGCCGTCGGCCTCGATCAGGCCTTCCTCGCCGAGGATCTCGGAGACGCGCATGACGCGGCCGGTCTCGGCGGCGCGCTGAGCGGGCGTCTCGACCGCCTCGTCCGAAAGTAGCGAGGGATCGAGCAGGCGGTGGGTATAGTCGAAGGTAGGCCCAAGAAGCTGGCCGCCCGGCAGATCCTTGTAGGTCGCCGAGATGCGGCGTTCGATCGTCATATCAGCCGTGTCGAGCGGCTTCGAATAGCCGAAACGCGG from Rhizobium leguminosarum bv. trifolii WSM1325 encodes:
- a CDS encoding phosphonate metabolism (PFAM: phosphonate metabolism~KEGG: rec:RHECIAT_CH0000209 phosphonate metabolism protein); this encodes MYVAVKGGEAAIANAHRLLADRRRGDRSLPAIGIEQIVAQLALAVDRVMAEASLFDRTLAALAIRQSRGDMIEAIFLLRAYRTTLPRFGYSKPLDTADMTIERRISATYKDLPGGQLLGPTFDYTHRLLDPSLLSDEAVETPAQRAAETGRVMRVSEILGEEGLIEADGDMPEDHEIGDLTREPMEFPMTRDLRLQALARGDEGFLLALGYSTQRGYGRNHPFTGEIRIGDVEVEFDVPELGFAVSLGTIQITECQMVNQFKGSAKAPPQFTRGYGLVFGQSERKAMAMSLVDRALRAEELGEDITAPAQDEEFVISHSDNVQATGFVEHLKLPHYVDFQAELDLVRRMRREFEAARNGGEDMKEAAE